Proteins from one Bacteroides zhangwenhongii genomic window:
- a CDS encoding glycosyltransferase family 2 protein, translating to MNNTLTLCLEILFWFALFVVFYTYLGYGILLYILVKLKELFVKPVKRSLPATDGELPEVTLFITAFNEEEVVDEKMENCLELDYPADKLHIVWVTDGSNDGTNERLQTRWQGKATVHFQPLRQGKTAAMTRGMTLVDTPLVVFTDANTMVNREAIREIVLAFQDPKVGCVAGEKRIAVQTKNGAAAGGEGIYWKYESTLKALDARLYSAVGAAGELFAVRRELFEAMEPDTLLDDFILSLRITMKGYTIAYCTNAYAIESGSADMREEEKRKVRIAAGGLQSIWRLRPLLNPFRYGVLSFQYTSHRVLRWSVTPFLLFALLPLNVAILLSGGSTVFYGVLLGMQILFYGLGYWGYYLSTRQIKNKILFIPYYFLFMNINVLKGIHYLKRKKGNGAWEKAKRAEK from the coding sequence ATGAACAACACACTTACTCTTTGTCTCGAAATTCTTTTCTGGTTTGCCCTGTTCGTTGTGTTCTACACGTATCTGGGCTACGGAATCCTGCTTTACATCCTTGTCAAGCTGAAAGAGCTTTTCGTGAAACCGGTGAAACGCTCGCTGCCGGCAACGGACGGGGAACTGCCGGAGGTGACGCTGTTTATCACGGCTTTCAACGAGGAAGAGGTGGTGGACGAGAAGATGGAGAACTGTCTTGAGCTGGACTATCCTGCGGATAAGCTGCACATTGTCTGGGTGACGGACGGCAGCAATGACGGAACGAACGAACGCTTGCAGACACGCTGGCAGGGAAAGGCGACGGTGCATTTCCAACCGCTCCGACAAGGTAAGACAGCTGCAATGACGCGCGGAATGACGCTTGTAGATACTCCGCTCGTTGTCTTCACGGACGCCAATACGATGGTGAACCGGGAAGCGATACGGGAGATTGTACTCGCCTTTCAGGATCCGAAAGTGGGATGCGTGGCGGGAGAGAAACGGATTGCCGTGCAGACGAAGAACGGGGCTGCCGCCGGTGGCGAAGGGATTTACTGGAAGTATGAGTCGACGCTGAAAGCGTTGGACGCACGGCTATATTCAGCAGTGGGGGCTGCGGGTGAACTGTTTGCCGTACGCCGCGAACTGTTCGAGGCGATGGAACCGGATACGTTGCTCGACGACTTCATCCTATCGCTGCGAATCACGATGAAGGGGTACACGATTGCTTACTGCACCAATGCCTACGCCATCGAAAGCGGTTCGGCGGATATGAGGGAGGAAGAAAAAAGAAAGGTGCGCATCGCTGCGGGAGGATTGCAGTCTATCTGGCGGCTGCGCCCGTTGCTGAACCCGTTCCGCTACGGAGTACTCAGCTTTCAATATACGTCGCACCGGGTGTTGAGGTGGTCGGTCACTCCGTTCCTGCTGTTCGCACTCCTGCCGCTGAACGTGGCGATTCTGCTGTCGGGCGGTTCTACGGTATTCTACGGAGTGCTACTTGGGATGCAGATCCTCTTCTACGGGTTGGGATATTGGGGCTATTATCTGTCTACCAGGCAGATTAAGAACAAGATACTCTTCATCCCTTATTATTTTCTTTTTATGAATATCAATGTGTTGAAAGGGATCCATTACCTGAAAAGGAAAAAAGGAAACGGAGCGTGGGAAAAAGCGAAACGGGCGGAGAAGTAA
- a CDS encoding glycosyltransferase family 2 protein, whose product MSQWYSKYLQVYEKPFSEARPVVVEEIRGKIAGLQSENPVVTVSLIGYNEEKHLLACLWSLSEMQCKYPVEIIGVDNESKDRTAEIFQACGVPYYTETRHSCGFARLCGLNHARGKYHINIDSDTMYPPRYVETMVDALERPGVVGVSSLWSYIPDEEHSRWGLKLYEATRDLHLWLQSFKRPELSVRGLVFAYRTDLARKTGIRTDIIRGEDGYLALQLKQFGKIAFVRKRRARAVTGYGTVGADGSLFNSFKVRAVSRLKGIGGLFTKKKEYKDEESNLVKKK is encoded by the coding sequence ATGAGCCAATGGTACAGCAAATATCTGCAAGTATATGAAAAGCCTTTTTCGGAGGCTCGGCCGGTAGTGGTTGAAGAGATACGCGGGAAGATCGCCGGGCTTCAGAGCGAGAATCCGGTGGTTACCGTCTCGCTGATAGGCTACAACGAGGAAAAACACTTGTTGGCTTGTCTGTGGTCGCTGAGCGAGATGCAGTGCAAGTATCCCGTAGAGATCATCGGGGTGGATAATGAATCGAAGGACCGCACGGCGGAGATTTTTCAGGCGTGCGGAGTACCTTATTATACGGAGACGCGGCATAGTTGCGGTTTTGCCCGCCTTTGCGGGCTGAACCACGCACGGGGAAAGTATCACATCAACATTGATTCGGACACGATGTACCCGCCCAGGTATGTGGAGACGATGGTGGATGCGCTGGAGCGTCCGGGTGTGGTCGGGGTAAGTTCGCTATGGAGCTATATTCCGGACGAGGAGCATTCCCGGTGGGGACTTAAGCTGTATGAGGCTACCCGCGACCTGCATCTGTGGCTGCAATCGTTCAAGCGTCCGGAGCTGAGTGTGCGGGGGCTGGTGTTCGCTTACCGCACGGATTTGGCACGGAAAACGGGCATCCGCACGGACATCATCCGGGGCGAGGACGGGTATCTGGCGCTGCAACTGAAACAGTTCGGGAAAATCGCTTTTGTGAGGAAACGCCGCGCGCGTGCCGTCACGGGGTATGGCACGGTGGGAGCCGACGGATCGCTGTTCAACAGTTTCAAGGTTCGTGCCGTCAGTCGCTTGAAGGGAATCGGCGGATTGTTCACCAAGAAGAAGGAATATAAGGATGAGGAGAGCAATCTCGTGAAAAAGAAATAA
- a CDS encoding glycosyltransferase family 32 protein, producing MIPKIIHLCWLSGDPYPPKIQKCLESWKKFLPEYEVMLWDGNRFDLNSSSWVAQAFAAKKYAFAADYIRMYALYHYGGIYLDSDVEVLKSFDELLTLPYFVGAENAGTIEAAIIGAESGCDWVKACLDYYENRDFIQENGQMDIRMLPEIMNETIGKLKPICNLPSGTTLGELKKIGKQEMTEKVYVLPCEYFSPKIFDSRQVVLTPLTYAIHHYQNSWFSHKAIVYYRTRTLMIRIFGYRLVRNIERFLRRK from the coding sequence ATGATACCGAAGATTATACATTTATGCTGGCTGAGCGGTGACCCTTATCCACCCAAAATACAGAAGTGCCTGGAGAGCTGGAAGAAGTTCCTCCCCGAATATGAGGTGATGCTGTGGGACGGCAACCGTTTCGACTTGAACAGCAGTTCGTGGGTAGCACAGGCTTTCGCCGCCAAAAAATATGCTTTTGCCGCAGATTATATACGTATGTATGCGCTCTATCATTACGGAGGCATTTATCTCGACTCGGACGTGGAAGTGCTCAAGAGTTTCGACGAGTTGCTGACGCTCCCCTATTTTGTCGGGGCTGAAAACGCGGGGACCATTGAGGCGGCTATCATCGGCGCCGAAAGCGGATGTGACTGGGTTAAAGCTTGTCTGGACTATTACGAAAACAGGGATTTCATACAGGAGAACGGGCAAATGGATATCCGTATGTTGCCGGAGATTATGAATGAGACGATCGGAAAACTGAAACCGATATGTAATCTGCCGTCCGGAACTACTCTTGGTGAACTGAAGAAGATAGGGAAACAGGAAATGACGGAAAAGGTTTATGTGCTGCCATGTGAGTATTTTTCACCTAAGATCTTCGACTCGCGACAAGTGGTCTTAACGCCTCTCACATACGCGATTCATCATTATCAGAACTCTTGGTTTTCACATAAAGCGATTGTGTATTATCGCACGAGGACGCTGATGATCAGGATATTCGGTTATCGTCTGGTAAGAAACATAGAGAGATTTTTACGGAGGAAATGA